The Fimbriimonas ginsengisoli Gsoil 348 genome window below encodes:
- a CDS encoding IS1595 family transposase: protein MSTKDVTPKTLLEVVIHFADERTAWEYMRNRRWPNGVSCPRCECDRVHLIESRMIWRCNGCRKQFSVKVGTIFEDSPIKLSKWIPAMWLIANAKNGISSYELHRALGVTQKTAWFMLHRIRLAMQQESFEKMGGKNGVEVEVDETFIGANARNIHQDVREAKGIKQGSQGHRSVVLGMIERDGSVRTFHVEDRRANSLVPLLKKHIHPDSWLYTDSNPAYVMLPDWFRHEMVDHAVEYVNGRVSTNCMENYWSLLKRTIRGTYVSVEPFHLHRYLDEQAFRFNERKGTDASRFKTLASQVSGKRLTYKKLTGKEEAIGY, encoded by the coding sequence GTGAGCACGAAAGACGTGACCCCGAAAACTCTTCTCGAAGTGGTTATCCACTTCGCGGACGAGCGCACCGCATGGGAGTACATGCGGAACCGGCGATGGCCGAACGGGGTCAGTTGCCCGCGATGCGAGTGCGACCGCGTCCACCTGATCGAGTCCCGGATGATTTGGCGCTGTAACGGCTGCCGCAAGCAGTTCTCCGTAAAGGTCGGCACGATCTTCGAGGATTCCCCCATCAAGCTCTCCAAGTGGATTCCGGCTATGTGGCTCATTGCCAACGCCAAGAACGGTATCTCGTCTTACGAGTTGCACCGCGCGTTAGGCGTGACGCAGAAAACCGCGTGGTTCATGCTTCACCGGATTCGCCTTGCGATGCAGCAAGAGTCGTTTGAGAAGATGGGCGGCAAGAACGGCGTTGAAGTCGAGGTAGACGAAACGTTCATCGGGGCCAACGCTCGAAACATCCACCAGGACGTCAGAGAAGCCAAAGGGATCAAGCAGGGCTCCCAGGGCCATCGTTCGGTCGTTCTCGGAATGATTGAGCGGGACGGTTCGGTGCGAACTTTTCACGTCGAGGACCGTAGGGCAAATAGTCTCGTTCCGCTACTCAAAAAGCACATCCACCCGGATTCTTGGCTCTACACCGACTCCAACCCGGCGTACGTCATGCTTCCGGACTGGTTCCGACATGAAATGGTAGACCACGCCGTCGAGTACGTCAACGGTCGCGTGAGCACGAATTGCATGGAGAACTATTGGAGTCTCCTAAAGCGAACGATTCGCGGAACCTACGTCAGCGTTGAGCCGTTCCACCTTCACCGCTACCTTGACGAGCAAGCTTTCCGGTTCAACGAGCGCAAGGGAACTGATGCGAGCCGGTTCAAGACGCTTGCTTCGCAGGTTTCAGGTAAGCGACTCACCTATAAGAAGCTCACCGGTAAGGAGGAAGCGATTGGATACTGA
- a CDS encoding DUF7689 domain-containing protein — MGIDWDSPETPEQRIDRIFCGRPVQITSDEDWQYNCVAWAAGHKDKFWTHETGYGTYTYWPPGIPRGNSLAHLVAVFEWLGFVACGDETVEPEVDKIALFEQDGEWAHACKQCDDGRWWSKMDFFEDVKHTIDDVVAVYGSNPVFMKRPRA, encoded by the coding sequence GTGGGTATTGACTGGGATAGCCCAGAAACGCCAGAGCAACGCATTGACCGGATCTTTTGCGGCAGGCCCGTTCAGATCACCAGCGACGAAGATTGGCAGTACAACTGCGTTGCTTGGGCGGCTGGGCATAAAGACAAATTTTGGACGCACGAGACCGGGTATGGGACCTACACGTATTGGCCACCAGGAATTCCACGCGGCAACTCGCTGGCGCATCTAGTCGCAGTATTCGAGTGGCTTGGATTTGTTGCTTGCGGAGACGAAACGGTCGAGCCAGAAGTCGACAAGATTGCATTATTTGAGCAAGACGGCGAGTGGGCGCATGCTTGCAAGCAGTGTGACGACGGTCGTTGGTGGAGCAAGATGGACTTTTTCGAGGATGTTAAACACACCATTGACGATGTCGTGGCAGTCTACGGATCAAACCCTGTCTTTATGAAGCGCCCGCGCGCCTAG
- a CDS encoding alpha-L-fucosidase produces MISLALLAATAALAPSNDTPAQHDARMKQWKEARFGMFIHWGLYSIPAGKWGKGTGYGEWLREEAHVPVTEYEKLQSQFNPVKFNADEWARMAKDAGMNYVVITTKHHDGFNLFPSKYTDWSVKNTPFHRDIMKELSTAVRKKGMTMGWYHSIMDWHHPDYLPRRSWETADRPADGADMDRYVEYLHNEVRQLLTDYGPIGVMWFDGEWESTWTPKYGKALYDLCRSIQPKIIVNNRVSPGRNGVEDATLKAGDYGTPEQFIPATGLPGQDWETCMTMNDHWGYNAADKNWKSSKTLIRNLVDIASKGGNYLLNIGPRSDGTFPPEAVSRLRDMGKWMRVNGDSIYGTTASSFDSLPWGRSTTKRLGKATNLYLHVFDWPSDGRLVVPGIANKPLTAINMPGFDISSQAPQVGNLSRKGATLPVSRVGSDLVIKLPPKPLDPNVSVIELVVEGAPVIYRPPVITADSEILVGSTHARIASPSPSFQVRYTLDGSAPTASSPLYRGPIAISRSTGLRAATFLGAKRVSSVVEKEFRAVAPAPAESVTGLEPGLWVETFSGDWEKLPDFDTLTPRNRELATGLSIPMNGKVPDEKVGQRYAGYLNVPQDGVYRFALSSDDGSKLLIDGKLIVDADGLHSDTTFNGEAALAKGPHKVTITWFNGTGGSALGLKWGRAGSPLHALSSGDIGHIP; encoded by the coding sequence ATGATTTCTCTCGCGCTCCTCGCCGCCACTGCCGCTCTCGCGCCGTCTAACGACACCCCCGCGCAGCACGACGCCCGAATGAAGCAGTGGAAGGAGGCCCGCTTTGGGATGTTCATCCACTGGGGTCTGTACTCCATTCCCGCCGGCAAGTGGGGGAAGGGGACCGGCTACGGCGAATGGCTTCGGGAAGAAGCCCATGTCCCGGTCACCGAGTACGAGAAGCTTCAGTCCCAGTTCAATCCGGTGAAGTTCAACGCCGACGAGTGGGCTCGCATGGCAAAGGATGCGGGAATGAACTACGTCGTGATCACGACGAAGCACCACGATGGCTTCAACTTGTTCCCATCGAAGTACACCGACTGGTCGGTCAAGAACACGCCGTTCCATCGCGACATCATGAAGGAGCTGTCGACGGCCGTCCGAAAGAAGGGGATGACCATGGGTTGGTACCACTCCATCATGGACTGGCACCATCCTGACTATCTGCCGCGCCGGTCTTGGGAGACCGCCGACCGTCCCGCGGACGGCGCGGACATGGACCGGTATGTGGAGTACCTCCACAACGAAGTGCGGCAACTACTCACCGATTACGGCCCCATCGGCGTGATGTGGTTCGACGGCGAATGGGAATCTACGTGGACGCCCAAGTACGGTAAGGCGCTATACGACCTTTGCCGCTCGATCCAGCCCAAGATCATCGTGAACAACCGGGTCTCGCCGGGCCGGAACGGAGTCGAGGATGCCACGCTGAAGGCGGGCGACTACGGCACTCCGGAGCAGTTCATCCCCGCTACCGGTCTCCCCGGCCAGGACTGGGAGACATGCATGACGATGAACGACCACTGGGGGTACAACGCCGCCGACAAAAATTGGAAGTCGTCAAAAACCCTGATTCGAAACCTGGTCGACATTGCCTCAAAGGGCGGGAACTACCTGCTAAACATCGGCCCTCGGTCCGACGGCACGTTCCCGCCGGAAGCGGTGTCGCGGCTACGCGACATGGGCAAATGGATGAGGGTGAACGGGGATTCGATCTACGGGACGACGGCGTCGTCTTTCGATTCCTTGCCTTGGGGCCGCAGTACGACCAAGCGACTCGGAAAGGCTACCAACCTTTACCTTCATGTATTCGATTGGCCCAGCGATGGCCGGCTGGTGGTGCCGGGGATCGCTAACAAGCCGCTCACGGCCATTAATATGCCCGGTTTCGATATTTCGAGCCAAGCACCCCAGGTGGGGAACCTTAGCCGAAAAGGCGCCACCCTTCCGGTTTCCCGCGTCGGGTCCGATCTGGTAATCAAGCTGCCGCCAAAGCCGCTCGACCCCAACGTTTCCGTAATTGAATTGGTGGTGGAGGGAGCGCCGGTCATCTACCGGCCGCCGGTTATCACCGCCGATTCCGAGATCCTGGTCGGTTCGACCCACGCGCGTATCGCGTCGCCATCGCCGAGTTTCCAGGTTCGATACACCTTGGACGGCAGCGCGCCGACCGCCTCCTCGCCCCTTTATCGCGGACCGATCGCCATCAGCCGGTCCACCGGTCTCCGTGCGGCCACGTTCCTTGGCGCCAAGCGGGTTTCGAGCGTGGTCGAGAAGGAATTCCGCGCCGTAGCTCCGGCTCCCGCCGAGAGCGTTACCGGTCTTGAGCCCGGCCTTTGGGTTGAGACTTTCAGTGGCGATTGGGAGAAGCTTCCCGACTTCGACACGCTGACCCCTCGTAATCGCGAGCTCGCGACTGGCCTCTCGATCCCGATGAACGGCAAGGTCCCGGATGAGAAGGTCGGTCAGCGCTACGCCGGCTACCTCAACGTTCCGCAAGACGGCGTCTATCGCTTCGCTCTGAGCAGCGACGACGGCTCCAAGCTCTTGATTGACGGCAAGCTGATTGTGGACGCCGACGGCCTGCACAGCGACACGACCTTCAACGGGGAGGCGGCGCTTGCCAAGGGACCGCACAAGGTCACCATCACCTGGTTCAACGGAACCGGCGGATCGGCGCTGGGATTAAAGTGGGGTCGCGCGGGAAGTCCGCTTCATGCCCTCTCTTCAGGCGACATCGGGCACATACCCTAG
- a CDS encoding SRPBCC family protein — protein MRTLSLFALLLSATAMGQAERRLEKSAVIDAPVAEVWKAWTTAEGLQSFMCQKATVDLKLNGRFEIEFSTDPPIGRHGSEGCKVLSYIPEKMLSFTWNAPPDQPVMRLRHTFVVLQFTPQGDKTRIDLSQGGWGTGPESDKTYAYFDEAWPVVLSWCQQRFKSGPIVRPASGKVSPPPDLSAMDQIGRLVGGVWRGEVKSPDGKPVIIEFKYRRHQDGNGIIGEGWIGKGRKDGVRVNSMFGLDPETKSVYYLDNHGSGTVYWGHVTMEGKDVAFVFGPAGGDMNAFTSRSRFLDNDSLASIIRNSKGEEVVGLTLKRVK, from the coding sequence ATGAGGACACTCTCTCTATTCGCTCTCTTGCTCTCCGCAACCGCGATGGGGCAAGCCGAGCGCCGGTTGGAGAAGTCCGCCGTCATCGATGCGCCGGTCGCCGAAGTCTGGAAAGCTTGGACCACGGCCGAAGGACTTCAGAGCTTCATGTGCCAGAAGGCGACGGTGGATCTCAAGTTGAACGGCCGCTTCGAGATCGAATTCTCGACGGATCCACCCATCGGGAGACACGGATCGGAAGGGTGCAAGGTCCTCAGTTACATTCCCGAGAAGATGCTTTCGTTCACTTGGAACGCGCCGCCAGATCAACCTGTTATGCGGCTTCGGCACACGTTCGTGGTGTTGCAGTTCACCCCCCAAGGAGATAAGACCCGAATCGACCTCAGTCAGGGGGGTTGGGGAACGGGGCCGGAATCGGATAAGACTTACGCCTACTTCGACGAGGCTTGGCCGGTAGTGTTGAGCTGGTGCCAACAGCGGTTCAAGTCCGGCCCGATTGTCCGCCCGGCTTCCGGTAAGGTCTCCCCTCCTCCCGATCTTTCTGCAATGGACCAAATCGGCCGCCTCGTCGGTGGAGTTTGGCGAGGCGAGGTCAAGTCGCCGGACGGAAAGCCGGTGATCATCGAGTTCAAATACCGCCGTCATCAGGATGGCAATGGAATCATCGGCGAAGGTTGGATCGGTAAGGGGCGGAAGGACGGAGTTCGCGTGAACTCGATGTTCGGCCTCGACCCGGAGACGAAATCGGTCTACTACCTCGACAACCACGGTTCCGGGACGGTGTATTGGGGGCATGTCACGATGGAAGGCAAGGACGTCGCCTTCGTCTTCGGCCCGGCCGGAGGCGATATGAACGCCTTCACCTCCCGAAGCCGCTTCCTCGACAACGACTCACTCGCCAGCATCATCCGCAACTCCAAAGGCGAGGAAGTCGTGGGCCTTACCCTAAAGCGGGTCAAGTAA
- a CDS encoding alpha-L-fucosidase gives MLPLIALLAMSASTNPPAPLAPIPAPRQLAWHKLETYAFVHFGPNTFTGEEWGHGNEHESVFDPKHLDCRQWVHTFKKAGLAGVMITAKHHDGFCLWPSKFSTHTVAQSHWKNGKGDVLKELSKACKAEGLKFGVYLSPWDRNHPTYGTPAYNDTFKHMLREVLTNYGDVFEVWFDGANGEGPNGKRQVYDWPGFIQVVRECQPNAVIFSDAGPDIRWVGNEEGHSAPTCWATIDRDRYVPGTPLSAELTEGKRDGTHWVPAECDVSIRPGWFHRDSEDAKVKSPEKLLEIWEESVGQNGNLILNVPPNHEGLISHPDVEALLGWKNLRDVIYGHDLAKGAKAKADASRDGFDAQGIVDGKEATYWAAPDNVTKAAIVFDLPRSATFDRVELDEQIALGQRIAQFRIEAEAGGVWKTIGEGTTVGHRRIVRVPVTTANRIRISILDSRACPTLSRFALYNSAQR, from the coding sequence ATGCTGCCGCTGATCGCCCTCCTTGCCATGTCTGCCTCGACGAATCCTCCCGCGCCGCTTGCTCCGATCCCCGCTCCGCGCCAACTGGCGTGGCACAAGCTCGAGACCTACGCGTTCGTTCATTTCGGACCCAACACTTTTACCGGCGAAGAGTGGGGGCATGGAAACGAGCACGAGAGCGTCTTCGATCCGAAGCACCTCGACTGCCGACAGTGGGTCCACACGTTCAAGAAAGCCGGCTTGGCGGGGGTTATGATCACCGCGAAGCACCACGACGGCTTTTGCCTCTGGCCGAGCAAGTTCTCCACGCACACGGTGGCGCAGAGCCATTGGAAGAATGGAAAGGGCGACGTTCTGAAGGAGCTTTCCAAGGCATGTAAGGCGGAAGGCTTAAAATTCGGCGTCTATCTTTCGCCGTGGGATCGCAATCACCCGACCTACGGAACGCCGGCGTACAACGACACTTTCAAACACATGCTCCGCGAGGTGCTGACGAATTACGGAGATGTCTTCGAAGTCTGGTTCGACGGCGCGAACGGCGAGGGTCCGAACGGCAAGCGTCAGGTCTACGACTGGCCCGGCTTCATCCAGGTCGTTCGCGAGTGCCAGCCAAACGCGGTCATCTTTTCCGACGCCGGCCCAGACATCCGGTGGGTCGGAAACGAGGAAGGGCACTCGGCGCCGACCTGCTGGGCCACCATCGACCGAGACCGGTACGTCCCCGGAACCCCTCTCTCGGCGGAGCTTACCGAAGGGAAAAGAGATGGCACCCACTGGGTTCCCGCCGAGTGCGACGTCTCGATTCGGCCGGGCTGGTTCCACCGCGATTCCGAAGACGCTAAGGTGAAGTCACCGGAGAAGCTGCTCGAGATCTGGGAAGAATCGGTCGGCCAAAACGGCAACCTCATCCTAAACGTGCCGCCGAACCACGAGGGGCTTATCTCGCATCCCGATGTCGAAGCGCTCCTCGGCTGGAAAAATCTTCGCGACGTGATCTATGGGCACGACCTTGCGAAGGGGGCCAAAGCGAAGGCCGATGCAAGCCGGGATGGCTTTGACGCTCAAGGAATCGTGGACGGCAAGGAAGCGACCTATTGGGCGGCGCCCGATAACGTCACCAAAGCCGCGATCGTTTTCGATCTACCGAGATCGGCCACCTTTGACCGGGTGGAGCTCGACGAACAGATCGCCCTCGGACAGCGGATCGCCCAGTTCCGGATCGAAGCCGAGGCGGGCGGGGTTTGGAAAACCATCGGTGAAGGGACCACCGTCGGCCACCGGCGGATCGTCCGCGTCCCGGTCACGACAGCGAACCGGATAAGAATTTCTATTCTCGATTCTCGCGCATGCCCCACGCTTAGCCGCTTTGCGCTCTACAATTCAGCTCAACGATGA
- a CDS encoding DNA topoisomerase IB — translation MSVPEVVESVEQAGLVYVTDAMPGISRRREGDGFAYVWPDGRRVKEEQTLQRIRSLAIPPAYESVWICPQENGHLQATGKDTKGRKQYRYHPRFRETRDASKYDRMSEFASALPKIHARLEHDLSLRGLPRDKVLAVLIHLLERSLIRVGNEEYAKSNHSYGLTTMLNRHVKVEGSEVRFSFLGKSKIRHRIALHDRRLARVVRRLQDLPGQELFQYLDENGDRHSVTSTDVNAYLKEISGGDFTAKDFRTWAGTVLALTELAGAEPPATKREAKATVTRVLKTVAAQLGNTPAVCRKCYVHPAVLEAYAEGTLLEVLSQDDRCESPSRAIQCVEDAVKRLLGSHHRQLDRAA, via the coding sequence ATGAGCGTTCCCGAGGTGGTGGAGTCGGTTGAGCAAGCGGGGCTGGTCTATGTAACCGATGCGATGCCAGGAATTTCGCGGAGGCGCGAGGGGGATGGGTTCGCCTACGTATGGCCCGACGGCCGGAGGGTGAAAGAAGAGCAGACGCTTCAGCGCATTCGTTCGCTCGCGATTCCGCCCGCTTACGAGAGCGTATGGATCTGTCCGCAAGAGAACGGTCACTTGCAGGCGACCGGAAAGGATACGAAGGGGCGCAAGCAGTATCGTTATCACCCGCGGTTCCGCGAAACGAGAGACGCCTCCAAGTACGATCGGATGTCTGAGTTTGCTTCGGCTTTGCCAAAAATCCATGCCCGGCTCGAACACGACCTTTCCCTGCGGGGCCTCCCTCGCGACAAGGTCCTGGCCGTGTTGATTCATCTCTTAGAGAGAAGCCTAATCCGAGTCGGAAACGAGGAGTACGCCAAGTCCAACCACTCCTATGGCCTAACGACCATGCTTAACCGCCACGTCAAGGTGGAAGGGAGCGAGGTCCGTTTCAGTTTTCTTGGGAAGAGTAAGATTCGCCATCGGATTGCGTTACATGACCGTCGCCTGGCTCGCGTCGTGAGGCGCCTGCAAGATCTTCCCGGCCAAGAGCTCTTTCAGTACCTCGACGAGAATGGAGACCGCCACTCCGTGACTTCCACTGACGTCAACGCCTACCTCAAAGAAATCTCCGGAGGGGACTTCACCGCCAAGGATTTCCGAACATGGGCCGGCACCGTTCTCGCCCTAACCGAGCTTGCCGGCGCCGAGCCGCCGGCCACCAAGCGCGAAGCGAAGGCCACCGTCACGCGGGTCCTGAAGACGGTCGCCGCGCAGCTTGGGAATACTCCCGCGGTTTGCCGGAAATGCTACGTGCACCCCGCCGTGCTCGAAGCTTACGCCGAGGGCACGCTGCTCGAGGTCCTGAGTCAAGACGACCGGTGTGAATCCCCTTCCCGGGCGATCCAGTGCGTGGAAGACGCGGTCAAGCGGCTACTTGGAAGCCACCATCGGCAGCTCGACCGAGCCGCGTAA
- a CDS encoding Fic family protein yields MAATLHYLTVQDVLWINLQATKKVHHFNFARLEEATFYQYAYGESKTLLPQAARFVTGFLRMHPFEAGNEATAFIAVLSFLKLNGTEIGLTDDDAVGWFDRIADKAVSARDAISRVTSPSPHGHGHPPEVREAIQAVLDDFPATIASLAERSAVAV; encoded by the coding sequence ATGGCTGCGACGCTTCACTACCTGACCGTGCAGGACGTGCTTTGGATTAACCTCCAGGCGACCAAGAAGGTCCACCACTTTAATTTCGCGCGCTTGGAAGAGGCGACGTTCTACCAGTATGCGTACGGCGAGAGTAAAACCCTCCTTCCGCAAGCGGCAAGGTTCGTGACCGGATTCTTGAGGATGCATCCGTTCGAAGCGGGGAACGAGGCGACCGCGTTCATCGCCGTTCTCTCGTTCCTAAAACTCAATGGAACGGAGATCGGCCTTACCGACGACGATGCGGTCGGTTGGTTCGACAGGATCGCGGACAAAGCGGTTTCGGCTCGCGATGCGATCTCCCGCGTAACCTCCCCGTCTCCCCATGGTCACGGCCATCCGCCGGAGGTCCGGGAGGCCATCCAAGCGGTCCTCGACGATTTTCCGGCCACGATCGCTTCGCTTGCCGAACGGTCGGCCGTCGCCGTTTAG
- a CDS encoding arginine--tRNA ligase translates to MLRDHLQELVRSAVDQLIAQGKLPEAVRGAPIEISDTKNPEHGDYACNLALVASKRAGMNPRAIGELLKEALLEVHRQGADASGVFEAIDIAGPGFLNFRLKPEVIAAYIPRVLAEADIFAQRPTPNAQRLNIEFVSVNPNGPITVGSGRGAAFGDTLSRIMQAVGHEVDREYYINDGVNSEQMRLFAESVKYYVRTALGLPGDFPEKGYRGEYVQDVGMGLLDFVLRQRGTRRMALAETIAQAGWDPARLTYESFVRHLDGGPIEGDSPEEKLIARVVADAKASDTTPDTDTFERLLLLEIVAPEFVEDSDGSQEAWEGRLTEFVRSHRAVHDLPEEQQTALSVAGTLVGELDPVDADLWDTLSFQKAAQELMIERQRGDLRIFGVNFQRWFSEQSLHDEGKVQSALEKLEKAGNSYRSPQPRDAEEVAAEKDKYEDEEDENPTEEGSALWIASHTNGFGDEKDRVLVRADGRPAYIAADVAYLENKLGERGYEKALLILGPDHHGYIGRMYAAYQALGYPMKDGKPERFEIIIFQIVRFVKDGKPAPMRKRDGNIYELRDLIEELGKAQAPDATLEEQRRIGADVARFFYLMRSHDTHMDFDIDLATKQSDENPVFYVQYAHARICSVLRKAEEAGFVLGADMDPGQLTHPRELSLTKKILDLPFETQRASQDYGVHRIATYAIELAKTYHHFYDQCRVIQTGEPDLTRARLALCRAARQTLRSALELLGVSAPEKM, encoded by the coding sequence TTGCTACGCGACCACCTTCAAGAGCTCGTTCGGAGCGCCGTCGACCAACTGATCGCCCAGGGAAAGCTGCCTGAGGCGGTGCGCGGGGCGCCGATCGAGATTTCCGATACCAAGAATCCCGAGCACGGCGACTACGCGTGCAATCTTGCCCTGGTCGCGAGCAAACGGGCCGGGATGAACCCCCGGGCGATTGGCGAGCTGCTCAAGGAGGCGCTGCTGGAGGTTCATCGGCAGGGTGCCGATGCTTCGGGCGTCTTCGAAGCCATCGATATCGCCGGCCCAGGCTTTCTTAATTTCCGCCTCAAACCCGAGGTCATTGCCGCCTACATCCCCCGCGTTCTCGCCGAAGCCGACATCTTCGCCCAACGCCCAACGCCCAACGCCCAACGCCTCAACATCGAATTCGTCTCCGTTAACCCGAACGGCCCGATCACGGTCGGCTCCGGCCGCGGCGCGGCATTTGGCGACACGCTGAGCCGGATCATGCAGGCGGTCGGGCACGAAGTCGACCGCGAGTACTACATCAACGACGGCGTCAACTCCGAACAGATGCGGCTCTTCGCCGAATCGGTGAAGTACTACGTTCGGACCGCTCTCGGGCTGCCCGGCGACTTCCCGGAGAAGGGATATCGCGGCGAGTACGTGCAGGACGTCGGCATGGGTCTCCTCGATTTCGTGCTGAGGCAGCGCGGAACTCGGAGAATGGCGTTGGCGGAAACGATCGCGCAAGCCGGCTGGGACCCCGCGCGGCTTACCTACGAATCGTTCGTCCGGCACTTGGACGGCGGGCCGATTGAGGGAGACTCGCCCGAGGAAAAGCTGATCGCCCGAGTCGTCGCCGATGCCAAAGCTTCGGATACTACGCCGGATACCGACACGTTCGAGCGGCTTCTGCTCCTCGAGATCGTGGCGCCCGAGTTCGTCGAGGACTCGGACGGTTCCCAAGAAGCATGGGAGGGGCGCCTGACCGAATTCGTCCGCAGCCACCGCGCCGTGCACGATCTGCCGGAGGAGCAACAGACGGCCCTCTCGGTCGCCGGCACCCTCGTCGGCGAGCTCGACCCGGTCGACGCCGACCTTTGGGACACTCTCAGCTTCCAAAAAGCCGCTCAGGAATTGATGATCGAGCGGCAGCGGGGCGACCTTCGAATCTTCGGCGTCAACTTCCAGCGGTGGTTCTCCGAGCAGTCGCTTCACGACGAGGGGAAGGTGCAGTCCGCGCTAGAAAAACTGGAAAAAGCCGGTAATTCCTACCGGTCTCCCCAACCGAGAGACGCCGAAGAAGTCGCCGCCGAGAAGGACAAATACGAAGATGAGGAGGACGAAAACCCAACCGAGGAAGGCTCGGCCCTCTGGATCGCCTCGCACACAAACGGATTTGGGGACGAGAAGGACCGGGTTCTGGTAAGAGCCGACGGACGCCCCGCCTACATCGCCGCCGACGTCGCGTACCTGGAGAACAAGCTTGGAGAGCGGGGTTACGAGAAGGCGCTCCTCATCCTCGGCCCCGACCACCACGGATACATCGGTCGGATGTACGCGGCATACCAAGCGCTCGGCTACCCGATGAAAGATGGGAAGCCGGAGCGGTTCGAGATCATCATCTTCCAGATCGTGCGGTTCGTGAAGGACGGAAAACCGGCGCCGATGCGGAAGCGAGACGGCAACATCTACGAGCTGCGCGACCTCATCGAAGAGCTCGGCAAAGCCCAAGCCCCGGACGCCACCCTCGAGGAGCAACGGCGAATCGGCGCGGACGTCGCGCGGTTCTTCTATCTGATGCGAAGCCATGACACCCACATGGACTTCGACATCGATCTCGCCACCAAGCAGAGCGACGAGAATCCCGTGTTCTACGTCCAATACGCCCACGCGCGTATCTGCTCGGTGCTGCGCAAGGCGGAAGAAGCCGGGTTCGTGCTCGGTGCGGATATGGACCCCGGACAGCTCACCCATCCGAGGGAGCTTTCGCTGACCAAGAAGATCCTCGACCTTCCGTTCGAAACCCAACGGGCGTCGCAAGACTACGGCGTGCACCGGATCGCGACCTACGCGATCGAGCTGGCGAAGACGTACCACCACTTCTACGACCAGTGCCGAGTCATCCAGACCGGTGAGCCGGATCTCACGCGCGCCCGGCTGGCTCTCTGCCGGGCGGCGCGGCAAACCCTGCGATCGGCATTGGAATTGCTGGGCGTTTCTGCACCGGAAAAGATGTAG